Below is a genomic region from Phoenix dactylifera cultivar Barhee BC4 unplaced genomic scaffold, palm_55x_up_171113_PBpolish2nd_filt_p 000860F, whole genome shotgun sequence.
TGATACCATCCTTGAGGAGGAAAAACTGCCCACCTCCCTGCTGGTTGGATGGTTGCTGGACTCTACATAAGCTAATGAGTTATTAAAGAGAAAAGAACTAGGTGCAGCAATTAAGTGCTGATTGAAGAAACATTGTTTGTGGTGCCTTCCTAAGGTAGAGATTAATCTTAGTTTTTTGCATTCTTAGCAAAGGTTCTAAGGTTTATCTAGAAATCTCTGTTGTCAGAGTAAGTGTTATgcatttaatatttaatatttagttcctcatatttatattataggTTTAGATCTCCCTAGGTCTTGAAATATCAGAGGTAATGCTGCCATGATGTAAACGTTGCACTCCATATATTTCAGTAATCtatttttcaataaaatattatatgaaTGTCGCTTAGGCGGTTTATCTTTTAACGTAATATTTTTCTCAACCAAATGcatgattactaaataatgaATAGAATATCAAAGATTAAAATACATGAATATACCTTTTGTTTGATGTGAATTTGTAGCACACTGTATTAATGTTCTAGGGATGTGTTGTGGAGGCATTATATGGTATCTTTTATTCAATTGTGGCTAAGATGGCTTTTGCTAGTGTGGTTCCTTATTGATTTATAATATCAATTGTCTACCATATATGTTGTTTAGCTTAATTGGTTTGTTATTTCCAGTGCTTCTATTATACTTATTTACTCTAAAATCTAAGTTTAGTATGCTGTGAACATAGCAGGATTTATTAGTCTCCTTTCTGATGCAATCCATGTATGTTGATTTTGCTTAATAGCACAGTAGGAATGCATCCTTTCCTTCAATTCTCAGatgattaatttttttcatatcAGTAagccttttaaaaattttagcatttaatatattttaatgaagtttataatttattcttagaACTTCTAAGTTTTGATGAGCAATATCCTGATCTTTTTCATTATTAtgattttttgttgttctttattgAGCATCTTTTTCATTGGATGGGCATTGTACACAATAGGAATGTTTGTTTTTGTGatgttttcttgcattttttttctacTATCGAATATCAATTGGAGTGTTTTTTTTGTCAATTATCCGATCATACTAATATTACGTTGgctgaaaaatatttttgttgatGTTACAGGATTTTTCTTGCACAACTGCAGTTTACCTGGTGACTTTTAACTGCATTCAAGATGGTATTCATGCCAAACCACTATTTTAATCATTGTTCACTTAATTTTTTACCATATTCTAACTGCTGATGAATATTGTTGGTATATGCAGGTGAAGTTTACGGCAGAAGAGCTCCGCAGAATTATGGATTTCAAGCACAATATCCGTAATATGTCTGTCATTGCACATGTTGATCATGGTGTGATTATaatctttttctattttctgttttcaacCATTCTGTCAGAGTTCTAAAAACATCAAACTGCGAATCCTTGAAAGCATTGGTTAACATAAATCTCTGATGAAATATGCAGGAAAATCTACTCTTACTGACTCTCTTGTGGCGGCTGCTGGTATCATTGCACAAGAAGTGGCAGGTGATGTGCGTATGACTGATACACGCCAGGATGAAGCTGAACGTGGCATCACGATCAAGTCTACTGGGATCTCTCTCTATTATGAGATGTCTGATGAGTCACTAAAAAACTACAAAGGTGAAAGGAATGGAAATGAGTACTTGATCAACCTCATTGATTCGCCTGGGCACGTTGACTTCTCTTCAGAGGTCACTGCTGCTCTCCGTATCACTGATGGTGCACTGGTTGTGGTAGACTGTATCGAGGGTGTCTGTGTTCAGACTGAAACTGTCTTACGACAGGCTCTTGGAGAAAGGATTAGGCCAGTTTTGACTGTCAACAAGATGGACCGCTGCTTCCTTGAGCTCCAAGTTGATGGAGAGGAAGCCTACCAGACATTTCAACGTGTGATTGAAAATGCCAATGTGATCATGGCCACATACGAAGATTCTCTTCTTGGTGATTGCCAAGTTTACCCAGAGAAAGGAACTGTAGCTTTTTCTGCTGGCTTGCATGGTTGGGCTTTCACGTTGACCAACTTTGCCAAGATGTATGCATCCAGGTTCGGAGTTGATGAGGGAAAAATGATGGAGAGACTCTGGGGAGAGAATTACTTCGACCCTGCCACAAGGAAGTGGACTTCCAGAAACACAGGTTCACCCACTTGCAAGAGAGGATTTGTTCAGTTCTGCTATGAACCTATCAAACAAATTATAAGTACATGCATGAATGATCAGAAGGACAAGTTATGGCCCATGTTGCAGAAGCTAGGTGTCACCATGAAGTCTGAGGAGAAAGATTTGAATGGGAAAGCACTGATGAAACGTGTGATGCAGACCTGGCTGCCTGCAAGTACTGCCCTTCTTGAAATGATGATCTTCCACCTTCCAGCTCCAGCAAAGGCACAGAAATACCGTGTGGAGAATTTGTATGAAGGCCCTCTTGATGACATATATGCAAATGCCATTAGAAACTGTGATCCAGATGGGCCTCTGATGCTTTATGTCTCGAAGATGATTCCAGCATCGGATAAAGGTAGGTTCTTTGCCTTTGGTCGAGTCTTTTCTGGGAGGGTAAGCACTGGTTTGAAGGTCAGGATAATGGGGCCTAACTATGTTCCTGGTGAGAAGAAGGATCTGTATGTTAAGAGCGTGCAGCGAACTGTTATTTGGATGGGTAAGAGGCAAGAGTCCGTGGAGGATGTGCCATGTGGAAACACTGTTGCTTTGGTTGGTCTGGATCAGTACATTACAAAGAATGCAACTCTAACCAATGAGAAGGAAGTGGATGCTCATCCAATCAGGGCAATGAAGTTCTCGGTTTCACCTGTTGTTCGTGTTGCTGTGCAATGTAAGGTCGCCTCTGACCTACCTAAGCTTGTTGAGGGCTTGAAACGACTTGCCAAATCTGATCCCATGGTGGTGTGTACAATTGAGGAATCTGGTGAGCACATTATTGCTGGAGCTGGAGAACTGCATCTTGAGATCTGCTTGAAGGACCTGCAAGAAGACTTCATGGGCGGCGCAGAGATTATTAAGTCTGATCCTGTTGTGTCTTTCCGTGAAACAGTTCTTGAGAGGTCTTGTCGTACGGTGATGAGCAAGTCTCCTAACAAGCACAACCGTTTGTACATGGAGGCCCGACCTTTGGAGGATGGACTTGCTGAGGCTATTGACGACGGGCGTATTGGCCCCAGGGATGATCCCAAGTCCCGATCCAGAATCCTATCTGAAGAGTTTGGATGGGATAAAGAGCTTGCAAAGAAGATCTGGTGCTTTGGGCCTGAAACCACTGGTCCTAACATGGTTGTTGACATGTGTAAGGGAGTTCAGTATCTGAATGAAATCAAGGACTCTGTGGTTGCTGGGTTCCAATGGGCTTCAAAAGAAGGGCCATTAGCTGAAGAAAATATGCGAGGCATTTGCTTTGAAGTCTGTGATGTTGTTCTCCATGCTGATGCCATCCACCGAGGTGGCGGGCAGGTTATTCCAACTGCAAGAAGGGTTATATACGCTTCCCAGATGACTGCCAAACCTAGGCTTTTGGAGCCTGTTTATCTTGTTGAAATTCAGGCACCAGAACAGGCCCTTGGAGGCATATATAGTGTTCTTAATCAAAAGAGAGGTCATGTCTTTGAGGAGATGCAGAGGCCAGGTACTCCACTTTATAATGTCAAGGCTTACCTGCCTGTCATCGAGTCCTTTGGATTCTCGGGCACTCTGAGGGCTGCAACTTCTGGTCAGGCGTTCCCACAGGCTGTCTTTGATCACTGGGATATGATGCCTTCTGACCCATTGGAGCCTGGGTCCCAGACTGCAAACCTGGTTGCTGATATTCGCAAGAGGAAGGGTCTCAAGCAACAGATTACACCACTCTCTGAGTACGAGGACAGGCTATAAGGAATCCAATATTGGAGACGTGTTTTGGCTGGTctgtcttaatttttttttccttaaatgGTTTATTTGGTATCAATTTTTTGTGCATCCAGGCAAGTGGCTGGGGTGCAGTTTTCAGTGAGGTTcccattttttatcttttggtcaGAAAACTTATAGTTGGTTTGAGAGAATTCTATTTTGGTACTTTTTTTCTGGCATTTTAAGCCAGAGTTGCTATATTGATTTTACATGACTGGAAATTTGGGGATTAAAATTCAGAATAATAATCACAGTTATGCTATATATTTGGAGATTGTGCGTTCATCCTTTGTTTATGCACTTATTTGATGAGTCATCTGCACTTAAAATCGATTTATCTGAAAGATGTAATAGGATTTATTTGGATGGCTTAGTTGCTTGTTATACTTGCTGCAGTTGGTAATCTCCAATTAAATATACTATTCTGGATCCCTCCCTCTCTTGTGCTAACATTGTAATTGCTGTCTCCGTGTTTAGCCTTCTGAGATTTTGGTATGTGGAAGAAAAGGTTGTCTAATTGATATATAATTCTCAATTCAATGTAATCATATCGCCACTTTGATATACATACTGCAGATGGTTTGTTCAGTTATATTAACTTGTGGAACATCAAATCCTTTTGTCAGTGATCTGACATTGCTAAGAAATCTTACGTGTTTATACTTACTATTCTGACTGCT
It encodes:
- the LOC103710549 gene encoding elongation factor 2-like isoform X2 — its product is MVKFTAEELRRIMDFKHNIRNMSVIAHVDHGKSTLTDSLVAAAGIIAQEVAGDVRMTDTRQDEAERGITIKSTGISLYYEMSDESLKNYKGERNGNEYLINLIDSPGHVDFSSEVTAALRITDGALVVVDCIEGVCVQTETVLRQALGERIRPVLTVNKMDRCFLELQVDGEEAYQTFQRVIENANVIMATYEDSLLGDCQVYPEKGTVAFSAGLHGWAFTLTNFAKMYASRFGVDEGKMMERLWGENYFDPATRKWTSRNTGSPTCKRGFVQFCYEPIKQIISTCMNDQKDKLWPMLQKLGVTMKSEEKDLNGKALMKRVMQTWLPASTALLEMMIFHLPAPAKAQKYRVENLYEGPLDDIYANAIRNCDPDGPLMLYVSKMIPASDKGRFFAFGRVFSGRVSTGLKVRIMGPNYVPGEKKDLYVKSVQRTVIWMGKRQESVEDVPCGNTVALVGLDQYITKNATLTNEKEVDAHPIRAMKFSVSPVVRVAVQCKVASDLPKLVEGLKRLAKSDPMVVCTIEESGEHIIAGAGELHLEICLKDLQEDFMGGAEIIKSDPVVSFRETVLERSCRTVMSKSPNKHNRLYMEARPLEDGLAEAIDDGRIGPRDDPKSRSRILSEEFGWDKELAKKIWCFGPETTGPNMVVDMCKGVQYLNEIKDSVVAGFQWASKEGPLAEENMRGICFEVCDVVLHADAIHRGGGQVIPTARRVIYASQMTAKPRLLEPVYLVEIQAPEQALGGIYSVLNQKRGHVFEEMQRPGTPLYNVKAYLPVIESFGFSGTLRAATSGQAFPQAVFDHWDMMPSDPLEPGSQTANLVADIRKRKGLKQQITPLSEYEDRL
- the LOC103710549 gene encoding elongation factor 2-like isoform X1, which codes for MQVKFTAEELRRIMDFKHNIRNMSVIAHVDHGKSTLTDSLVAAAGIIAQEVAGDVRMTDTRQDEAERGITIKSTGISLYYEMSDESLKNYKGERNGNEYLINLIDSPGHVDFSSEVTAALRITDGALVVVDCIEGVCVQTETVLRQALGERIRPVLTVNKMDRCFLELQVDGEEAYQTFQRVIENANVIMATYEDSLLGDCQVYPEKGTVAFSAGLHGWAFTLTNFAKMYASRFGVDEGKMMERLWGENYFDPATRKWTSRNTGSPTCKRGFVQFCYEPIKQIISTCMNDQKDKLWPMLQKLGVTMKSEEKDLNGKALMKRVMQTWLPASTALLEMMIFHLPAPAKAQKYRVENLYEGPLDDIYANAIRNCDPDGPLMLYVSKMIPASDKGRFFAFGRVFSGRVSTGLKVRIMGPNYVPGEKKDLYVKSVQRTVIWMGKRQESVEDVPCGNTVALVGLDQYITKNATLTNEKEVDAHPIRAMKFSVSPVVRVAVQCKVASDLPKLVEGLKRLAKSDPMVVCTIEESGEHIIAGAGELHLEICLKDLQEDFMGGAEIIKSDPVVSFRETVLERSCRTVMSKSPNKHNRLYMEARPLEDGLAEAIDDGRIGPRDDPKSRSRILSEEFGWDKELAKKIWCFGPETTGPNMVVDMCKGVQYLNEIKDSVVAGFQWASKEGPLAEENMRGICFEVCDVVLHADAIHRGGGQVIPTARRVIYASQMTAKPRLLEPVYLVEIQAPEQALGGIYSVLNQKRGHVFEEMQRPGTPLYNVKAYLPVIESFGFSGTLRAATSGQAFPQAVFDHWDMMPSDPLEPGSQTANLVADIRKRKGLKQQITPLSEYEDRL